One Tolypothrix bouteillei VB521301 DNA window includes the following coding sequences:
- a CDS encoding type I-MYXAN CRISPR-associated endonuclease Cas4/Cas1, producing the protein MQILQHIELSTKLETIRVSALHALAYCPRLFYLEEVEELYTQDAAVFAGRRLHAELEKQEDEDWEELFLTSEVLGIRGRVDALRTREGETIPYEHKRGRCHRDENKQPQAWESDKLQILAYCCLLESSLGIHIKEGRIRYHADNVLVRIPLDDLGRSAVREAIEKARHLKQSIHRPPITDNERLCARCSLSPVCLPEEARLAHDRQWQPIRLFPEDDDRQVIHVLEPGTSVGRTGEQIKIARRNQPLETIPARQVAQLVLHSYSQISTQALHFCGEQGIGVHFISGGGRYLGSFDTRNGSVQRRIRQYAALSSPDTCLELARKLVICRAQGQRKFLMRGKGKNKASEKLTKAIAQMKAVLKLVPHAKSLESLLGYEGNLAALYFDALPDLISPDVPAEMGFDIRNRRPPKDRFNCLLGFGYALLLKDIMNAILIVGLEPALGFYHQPRSQAAPLVLDLMEIFRVPLVDMIVMSSVNRNQWDIKADFHICGQQVWLSETGKRKFVELYENRKQETWKHPATGYSLTYRRLLELEVRLLEKEWMGEGGLFAQLIVR; encoded by the coding sequence ATGCAAATTCTCCAACATATCGAACTTTCGACCAAACTTGAAACAATCCGCGTTTCTGCTCTCCATGCTTTAGCCTATTGTCCCCGCCTATTTTACCTTGAAGAAGTGGAAGAACTCTACACCCAGGATGCTGCAGTATTTGCTGGACGCAGGTTACACGCCGAACTTGAAAAGCAAGAAGATGAAGACTGGGAAGAATTATTCCTCACTAGCGAAGTATTAGGAATACGGGGACGGGTTGATGCATTGCGAACTCGCGAAGGAGAAACAATTCCCTACGAACACAAGCGGGGAAGATGCCATCGGGATGAAAACAAACAACCCCAAGCATGGGAAAGCGATAAATTACAAATCCTTGCTTACTGTTGTTTGCTTGAATCATCTCTTGGTATTCATATTAAAGAAGGTCGCATTCGCTATCACGCTGATAATGTGTTAGTTCGCATCCCACTAGATGATTTAGGACGATCGGCAGTTCGGGAAGCTATAGAAAAAGCACGCCACCTCAAACAGTCTATCCATCGACCACCAATAACCGATAACGAACGCTTGTGTGCTCGTTGTTCCCTTTCCCCTGTATGTTTACCTGAAGAAGCACGTCTGGCACACGATCGCCAATGGCAACCAATACGCTTGTTTCCTGAAGATGATGACAGGCAAGTCATTCACGTTCTCGAACCGGGTACTAGTGTAGGTAGAACTGGGGAGCAAATCAAAATTGCCCGTCGCAACCAACCATTAGAAACTATTCCCGCTCGACAGGTAGCTCAATTGGTACTGCACAGCTATTCGCAGATTTCCACCCAAGCTCTACATTTCTGTGGCGAACAGGGAATAGGAGTACATTTTATTTCTGGAGGTGGTCGTTACCTAGGTAGTTTTGATACTCGTAATGGGAGCGTTCAACGTCGCATTCGTCAGTATGCTGCCCTAAGTTCCCCCGATACTTGCTTGGAGTTGGCGCGTAAACTCGTAATTTGTCGCGCTCAAGGACAGCGAAAATTTCTCATGCGTGGGAAGGGCAAAAACAAAGCTAGCGAGAAATTGACAAAAGCGATCGCGCAAATGAAAGCCGTGTTAAAACTTGTTCCCCATGCAAAATCTTTGGAATCGCTTTTGGGTTACGAAGGAAATTTAGCAGCACTTTATTTTGATGCTTTACCCGATTTGATTTCACCAGATGTACCAGCAGAAATGGGCTTTGACATCAGAAACCGTCGTCCCCCTAAAGATAGGTTTAATTGCCTTTTGGGGTTTGGGTACGCTTTGTTACTCAAAGATATAATGAATGCCATTTTGATAGTAGGGCTGGAGCCTGCACTAGGCTTTTACCACCAACCGCGATCGCAAGCTGCACCCTTAGTTTTGGATTTGATGGAAATTTTCCGAGTTCCTTTGGTGGATATGATCGTCATGTCTTCCGTCAATCGCAATCAATGGGACATAAAAGCTGATTTTCATATTTGCGGACAACAAGTTTGGCTGAGCGAAACTGGTAAACGCAAGTTTGTGGAACTCTACGAAAATCGCAAGCAGGAAACTTGGAAGCATCCAGCAACGGGTTATTCCCTAACTTATCGTCGTTTACTAGAGTTGGAAGTGCGACTCTTAGAAAAGGAATGGATGGGTGAGGGTGGTTTGTTCGCTCAGTTGATTGTCCGATGA
- the cas2 gene encoding CRISPR-associated endonuclease Cas2 — MGEIRNCYIICYDIRCPKRWRKAYKLLEGYGERIQYSIFRCVMNQRDREKLRWELETILAKEDCILFVRLSDRCVQDIPKYNRPGTWENTDKPFLIV, encoded by the coding sequence ATGGGAGAAATCAGAAATTGTTACATCATTTGCTACGACATTCGCTGTCCAAAACGTTGGCGCAAAGCTTATAAATTGTTGGAGGGGTATGGAGAACGGATACAATACTCAATCTTTCGCTGCGTCATGAATCAACGCGATCGCGAAAAATTACGTTGGGAGTTGGAGACGATTTTGGCAAAAGAAGACTGTATTTTGTTTGTGCGTTTGAGCGATCGTTGCGTGCAAGATATACCCAAATATAATCGACCGGGTACATGGGAAAATACAGATAAGCCTTTTTTGATTGTCTGA